In Edaphobacter paludis, a single window of DNA contains:
- a CDS encoding substrate-binding domain-containing protein — MSNKTSNHLYLIPILSGALDVLEYLQRENRPLALEQIHRDTGHSKTSVYRILKTFVHRGYVSQSPDGLYRSASRPRKMRFGFASQSGDQPFSQAVTESLRSAASASGVDLLVLDNRYDASTALANAEEFIRQRVELVIEFQVEDHAAPIIAARLAAAGIPLMAIDIPHPNATYFGVDNYRIGFQGGEILANYAIAHWNRQVDWILGLDIEEAGTLVQSRTTGAFEAVRTLLPGQPIESFVRMDGRGLREESHRIVSDFLHRHPRDKHILIAAANDSSALGALDAIRALHRQHDVVIIGHDGIPQMLAELEDPASPVLASISPDVQQYGPGLIHLGVLLVTGNTVPPYNYIDHKIFNRATVSALAEVVST; from the coding sequence TTGTCGAACAAGACCTCAAATCACCTCTATCTCATTCCCATCCTGTCCGGCGCGCTCGATGTTCTGGAGTATCTCCAGCGGGAGAACCGCCCACTGGCGCTCGAACAGATCCATCGCGATACCGGCCACTCCAAAACCAGCGTCTATCGCATCCTCAAGACCTTCGTCCATCGCGGTTACGTGTCGCAGTCGCCCGACGGCCTCTACCGCAGCGCCAGCCGCCCCCGCAAGATGCGCTTCGGCTTCGCCAGCCAGAGTGGCGACCAGCCCTTTTCGCAGGCCGTCACCGAAAGCCTTCGCTCCGCCGCCTCTGCCTCCGGCGTCGATCTTCTCGTTCTCGACAACCGTTACGACGCCTCCACCGCCCTTGCCAATGCCGAGGAATTTATCCGTCAGCGCGTCGAACTGGTCATCGAGTTTCAGGTCGAGGACCATGCCGCGCCCATCATCGCTGCCCGCCTTGCCGCCGCCGGCATCCCATTGATGGCTATTGATATCCCCCACCCCAACGCGACTTATTTCGGCGTCGACAACTACCGGATCGGCTTTCAGGGCGGCGAGATTCTCGCGAATTACGCCATCGCACACTGGAACCGCCAGGTCGACTGGATCCTCGGTCTGGACATCGAAGAGGCGGGCACGCTCGTCCAGAGCCGCACCACCGGCGCGTTCGAAGCCGTGCGTACGCTCCTGCCCGGGCAGCCCATTGAGTCCTTCGTCCGCATGGATGGCCGCGGTCTCCGCGAAGAAAGTCACCGCATTGTCAGCGACTTCCTGCACCGCCATCCGCGGGACAAGCACATCCTGATCGCCGCCGCGAACGACTCCAGTGCTCTTGGCGCGCTCGATGCCATTCGCGCGCTCCACCGGCAGCATGATGTCGTCATCATTGGCCATGACGGCATTCCGCAGATGCTCGCCGAGCTCGAAGACCCCGCCAGCCCGGTGCTGGCCTCCATCTCCCCCGATGTTCAGCAGTACGGCCCGGGCCTCATCCACCTCGGAGTGCTGCTCGTCACCGGTAACACGGTGCCACCCTACAACTACATCGATCACAAGATCTTCAACCGCGCTACAGTATCCGCCCTCGCCGAGGTTGTCTCCACGTAG
- the pabB gene encoding aminodeoxychorismate synthase component I, with protein sequence MNQWHPLPPQLHSLVASHTDSVLLQTARFDNFNKRSFLFLDPIQTIAAYRLEEIPGLFRQIERALADGFYAAGFLSYECGYHFERFKDISIPVQESPLAWFGIYRKPLIFDHETGEFDGELPPHLPESVTKKTVTGFADKVELAISEPDYTAKIERIKEYIFAGDTYQVNFTNRVSLSAPINTDVAFATLLHQQPVAYSAFLNVAGHQILSISPELFFKIEQGRITTRPMKGTMSRGLDSAEDAEAAVRLRNDEKNRCEHVMIVDLLRNDMGRICEMGSVQVDDIFSVETYQTLLQMTSTVSGTLRPALTYYDIFKGMFPSGSITGAPKIRTMEIIHELEAAPRGIYTGSIGYMAPDGTATFNVAIRTLDLHAGKAHMGVGSGIVADSDPQDEYRECLLKAEFLIRTRRNFQLIETMLWNGEFRLLSMHLNRMEASASYFGYVFDRAAAQSQLIAESSSFEPRAFYRVRLLLAESGELTVSHSKYTADAASQTGRIRLSSERTSSTDVFLRHKTTRRELYESQYAKCRSDGFDEVIFFNERDEVTEGAISNIFIRRGGELLTPPLSSGVLPGVFRRHTLETDATSREMVLTLEDLESADAIYLCNSLRGMREVKLCPVESTSRLTAQ encoded by the coding sequence TTGAACCAATGGCACCCGCTTCCGCCGCAGTTGCATTCCCTTGTCGCCAGCCATACGGATTCCGTTTTGCTCCAGACTGCCCGCTTCGACAACTTCAACAAGCGAAGCTTTCTCTTTCTTGATCCGATCCAAACAATAGCCGCCTATCGGCTTGAAGAGATTCCTGGCCTCTTTCGGCAAATTGAGCGGGCACTCGCCGACGGATTTTATGCGGCGGGATTTCTCAGCTACGAATGTGGATATCACTTTGAGCGATTCAAGGATATTTCTATCCCTGTTCAGGAATCGCCTCTGGCGTGGTTTGGAATTTATCGAAAGCCCCTGATCTTCGATCACGAGACAGGCGAATTCGATGGCGAACTACCGCCGCATTTGCCTGAATCGGTTACAAAAAAAACTGTGACTGGCTTTGCCGATAAAGTCGAATTGGCCATCTCAGAACCGGACTACACCGCGAAGATCGAGCGCATCAAAGAATACATCTTCGCTGGAGACACCTATCAGGTCAACTTCACCAACAGGGTCTCGCTATCTGCCCCAATCAACACCGATGTTGCCTTTGCGACTTTGCTGCATCAGCAACCGGTGGCCTACAGTGCATTTCTAAACGTGGCTGGACACCAGATACTTTCGATTTCGCCTGAGCTGTTTTTCAAGATCGAGCAAGGCCGGATCACGACTCGCCCCATGAAGGGAACGATGTCACGTGGTTTGGATTCCGCTGAAGATGCAGAGGCCGCTGTCCGGTTGCGGAACGATGAAAAGAACCGCTGCGAACACGTGATGATCGTCGATCTGCTACGCAACGACATGGGCCGCATCTGCGAGATGGGCAGCGTTCAGGTGGATGACATCTTCTCCGTCGAAACGTATCAGACACTGTTACAAATGACCTCGACCGTCTCGGGTACGCTTCGCCCGGCGCTCACGTACTACGACATCTTCAAGGGGATGTTCCCGAGCGGCTCCATCACCGGCGCCCCCAAGATTCGCACCATGGAGATCATTCACGAGTTGGAGGCCGCGCCGCGTGGAATCTACACCGGCTCCATCGGCTACATGGCTCCTGATGGGACCGCAACATTCAATGTGGCTATTCGCACGCTCGATCTGCATGCGGGCAAAGCGCATATGGGAGTAGGCAGCGGCATCGTAGCCGACTCTGACCCACAAGACGAATACCGTGAGTGCCTGTTGAAGGCAGAGTTCCTCATTCGCACGCGTCGCAACTTCCAGTTGATTGAGACGATGCTGTGGAACGGTGAATTCCGCCTGCTCTCCATGCACCTCAACCGCATGGAAGCATCTGCATCTTACTTTGGCTACGTCTTCGATCGTGCAGCGGCCCAGTCGCAATTGATTGCGGAATCGTCTTCGTTTGAGCCGAGAGCCTTCTATCGAGTTCGCCTGCTGCTCGCCGAAAGCGGAGAGTTAACAGTCAGCCACTCAAAGTACACCGCAGATGCAGCTTCACAGACGGGCCGCATCCGGCTATCGTCAGAACGAACTTCATCGACGGATGTCTTTCTTCGCCATAAGACAACGCGCCGGGAACTCTACGAATCGCAATACGCGAAGTGCCGCAGCGATGGCTTCGACGAAGTCATTTTTTTCAACGAGAGAGATGAAGTCACCGAGGGAGCTATCAGCAATATCTTTATACGAAGAGGCGGAGAATTGTTGACTCCTCCGCTCAGCTCCGGCGTCTTACCCGGAGTCTTCCGCCGCCACACTCTCGAAACGGACGCCACCTCGAGAGAAATGGTACTGACGCTTGAAGATCTCGAATCGGCAGACGCTATCTATCTCTGCAATTCGCTTCGCGGCATGCGCGAAGTCAAACTGTGCCCGGTTGAGAGCACAAGCCGGCTCACAGCGCAGTAA
- a CDS encoding exodeoxyribonuclease VII small subunit yields the protein MADFEQKLTALEAVVEKLERGDLSLDDSVRLFEEGVKLSDACKKELEAAEGKIQVLVERGSRMVATDLDVAGEEDDE from the coding sequence ATGGCGGACTTTGAGCAGAAGCTGACGGCGCTCGAGGCCGTGGTCGAAAAGCTGGAGCGAGGAGATCTGTCGCTCGATGATTCGGTGCGGCTGTTTGAAGAAGGGGTGAAGCTCTCCGACGCTTGCAAGAAGGAGCTGGAGGCTGCCGAGGGGAAGATTCAGGTGCTGGTCGAGCGAGGAAGCCGCATGGTGGCGACCGATCTGGATGTTGCTGGCGAAGAGGACGACGAGTAG
- a CDS encoding bifunctional homocysteine S-methyltransferase/methylenetetrahydrofolate reductase encodes MSDGAGGIAIHYVAEPAATARLFAGATVLCDGAMGTMLYARGVFINRCYDELNLSQPDLVREVHAEYLQAGAEIVETNTFGANRFRLEHFGFQDKVREINVAGVKLARECVEQIREKQASEAFVAGSIGPLGVRLEPLGKVGLDEAQAAFAEQIRAMAEGGPGVGVDLLIVETMTSLTEARQAILAARSEAPSLPVIVMMTVDEEGNCLDGASAETAALKLTEWGADAVGCNCSAGPATVLSVIERMRVVTSLPLAAMPNAGIPRAVEGRTLYLTSPEYMASFTRKLVKAGASFVGGCCGTTPSYTRAMKSALRALDAMETGAQVMERGESASAAPAKNKVEPPPLGQRSKIGSMVAAGDFVTMVEIVPPKGIDCSKELNGAAELHKLGVDAINVPDSPRASARMSAQSLCVQIQQNIGIETILHYTCRDRNVLSIQSDLLGASSIGLKNVLCLTGDPPKLGNYPDATAVFDVDAIGLVNIVRNLNCGLDIGKNSIGESTGFTVAVAANPGVPDIDQEVRRFAYKVEAGAEYAITQPVFDLRLLEEFLKRIESFRIPVIAGIWPLTNLRNAEFMKNDLRVSMPEEIMARMAAATSPEASRAEGVKIAQEMLAEVRPMVQGVQVSAPFGKYAAAAQVLGLVEAGVA; translated from the coding sequence ATGAGTGATGGGGCTGGCGGTATCGCCATACATTATGTTGCGGAACCTGCCGCGACGGCCAGGCTGTTTGCGGGGGCAACGGTGCTGTGCGACGGTGCGATGGGAACGATGCTGTATGCACGCGGCGTGTTCATCAACCGCTGCTATGACGAACTGAACCTGTCGCAGCCGGATCTGGTGCGCGAGGTGCACGCTGAGTATTTGCAGGCGGGCGCGGAGATCGTCGAGACCAATACCTTCGGGGCGAACCGCTTTCGCCTGGAACACTTCGGGTTTCAGGATAAGGTCCGTGAGATCAATGTCGCTGGTGTAAAGCTTGCCCGGGAGTGTGTCGAACAGATCCGCGAGAAGCAGGCGAGCGAGGCTTTTGTGGCGGGCTCGATTGGGCCGCTGGGGGTTCGGTTGGAGCCCTTAGGCAAGGTTGGCCTCGATGAGGCCCAGGCGGCGTTTGCCGAGCAGATTCGGGCGATGGCTGAAGGCGGCCCGGGAGTCGGCGTCGATCTGTTGATTGTAGAGACGATGACTTCGCTGACAGAGGCGAGGCAGGCGATCCTGGCGGCGAGGAGCGAGGCTCCCTCGCTTCCCGTGATCGTAATGATGACGGTTGATGAAGAGGGCAACTGCCTTGATGGCGCCTCTGCCGAGACTGCCGCCCTGAAGCTGACGGAGTGGGGCGCGGATGCGGTTGGCTGTAACTGCAGCGCGGGTCCGGCGACGGTGCTGAGCGTCATTGAACGCATGCGCGTGGTGACTTCGCTGCCTCTGGCGGCGATGCCGAATGCGGGCATTCCCCGCGCCGTAGAGGGACGTACGCTCTATCTGACTTCGCCGGAGTACATGGCGAGCTTTACCCGCAAGCTGGTGAAGGCGGGAGCGAGTTTTGTGGGCGGCTGTTGCGGAACGACTCCAAGCTATACCCGGGCGATGAAGAGCGCGCTGCGTGCCTTGGACGCGATGGAGACTGGTGCGCAGGTCATGGAGCGCGGCGAGTCTGCTTCAGCTGCCCCGGCTAAAAATAAGGTGGAACCGCCTCCGCTGGGGCAACGCTCGAAAATCGGCTCGATGGTGGCCGCGGGCGACTTTGTCACCATGGTCGAGATCGTCCCACCCAAAGGAATCGATTGCAGCAAGGAGCTGAATGGGGCGGCGGAGCTTCACAAGCTGGGAGTGGATGCGATCAATGTGCCCGATTCGCCCCGCGCCAGTGCAAGGATGAGCGCGCAGAGCCTGTGTGTGCAGATTCAGCAGAACATCGGCATCGAGACGATCCTGCACTACACCTGCCGCGACCGCAACGTGCTGAGTATTCAGAGCGATCTGCTGGGAGCCTCTTCGATAGGGCTGAAGAATGTTCTTTGCCTCACCGGCGATCCACCGAAGCTAGGCAACTACCCCGATGCGACGGCGGTCTTCGACGTCGATGCAATCGGGCTGGTGAACATCGTTCGCAACCTGAACTGCGGCCTGGACATTGGCAAGAATTCGATCGGCGAGTCGACCGGATTTACCGTCGCGGTCGCGGCGAACCCGGGAGTGCCTGATATCGATCAGGAAGTTCGGCGATTCGCGTACAAAGTGGAGGCCGGTGCGGAATATGCGATTACCCAGCCGGTCTTCGACCTGCGTTTGCTCGAAGAATTCCTCAAGCGGATCGAGTCGTTCCGGATTCCGGTGATTGCCGGGATATGGCCGCTGACCAACCTGCGCAATGCGGAGTTCATGAAGAACGATCTGCGAGTAAGCATGCCCGAGGAGATTATGGCGCGGATGGCCGCGGCGACGTCGCCTGAGGCATCGCGGGCCGAGGGCGTAAAGATCGCCCAGGAGATGCTGGCCGAGGTGAGGCCGATGGTGCAAGGGGTTCAGGTGAGCGCGCCGTTTGGCAAGTATGCGGCAGCAGCGCAGGTGCTGGGGCTGGTCGAAGCGGGGGTGGCATAA
- the bshB1 gene encoding bacillithiol biosynthesis deacetylase BshB1: MPSIDILAIAAHRDDVEQTCGGTLLAMHARGWRTGILDLTRGESGTRGTAAEREAEAIAAARILNVNHREALDLPDGNVENTLPNRLKVAEVLRRLRPRVVILPYWQGRHPDHYTTATLGYEACFIAGLAKLDIPGEPHRPYKILYASLYADVRPSFVVDITPYIEQRYEALAAYRSQYASQSTGDSIFVREDDIRERTFATARHYGLLAGVRYAEPFVQKEVGLIEDLMLLPVQSI, encoded by the coding sequence ATGCCCTCCATCGACATTCTTGCCATAGCCGCCCACCGGGACGACGTTGAGCAGACCTGTGGCGGTACGCTGCTCGCCATGCATGCCCGGGGCTGGCGTACGGGCATCCTCGACCTTACCCGTGGTGAGTCCGGCACCCGCGGCACTGCCGCTGAGCGTGAAGCCGAGGCCATCGCCGCCGCCCGCATCCTAAATGTCAACCACCGCGAAGCCCTCGATCTTCCAGACGGCAACGTCGAAAACACGTTGCCTAACCGTCTCAAGGTCGCAGAGGTCCTCCGTCGGCTTCGTCCGCGCGTCGTGATACTGCCTTACTGGCAAGGCCGCCACCCCGACCACTACACCACAGCGACGCTCGGATACGAGGCCTGCTTCATCGCTGGCTTAGCCAAGTTGGATATTCCCGGCGAGCCTCACCGCCCTTACAAAATCCTCTACGCCTCGCTCTACGCCGATGTCCGACCATCCTTCGTCGTCGACATAACGCCGTACATCGAGCAGCGTTATGAGGCTCTAGCAGCCTATCGCTCGCAGTACGCATCCCAATCCACAGGTGATTCTATCTTCGTCCGCGAGGACGACATCCGCGAGCGCACCTTCGCCACCGCGCGCCACTACGGCTTGCTCGCGGGCGTGCGTTACGCCGAGCCTTTCGTCCAGAAAGAAGTCGGCCTCATCGAAGACCTGATGCTCCTCCCCGTACAATCAATTTAG
- a CDS encoding ferritin-like domain-containing protein produces the protein MEKVNELIKKAVSRRTFMAGAGTAAAAALLAGCNDATAPASAPSGGGTTPPAANPNLDVLNFALNLEYLEAEFYLYAATGQGLSAADAGTGAGTTKATGVAAVPWGSSGLAQYANEIAQDEVNHVRFLRKAITAANGTPISRPDIDLTFFAPLAVAAGITTTPTFNPFTSPQGFLIGAFVFEDVGVTAYHGAAGLLTDKTILTAAAGILGVEAYHAAAIRTLLVGMAAANNDQTYVKIANQVSALRGTLGGGNETALSSKSIVAADTTNAIAFARTTDQVLHIVYGTGGGAGVSKGGFFPSGLNGNIKATAS, from the coding sequence GTGGAAAAAGTAAACGAACTTATCAAGAAAGCAGTCTCCCGCCGAACGTTCATGGCAGGAGCAGGAACCGCAGCTGCGGCCGCACTTCTGGCTGGCTGCAACGACGCCACAGCACCCGCGTCTGCGCCCAGCGGTGGTGGCACTACTCCTCCCGCCGCCAACCCGAACTTGGACGTCCTCAACTTCGCCCTCAACCTTGAATATCTCGAAGCCGAGTTCTATCTTTACGCAGCCACGGGCCAAGGCCTTTCGGCTGCCGATGCAGGAACCGGCGCAGGCACCACCAAGGCCACAGGCGTCGCCGCCGTTCCCTGGGGCAGCTCGGGTCTCGCCCAGTACGCCAATGAGATCGCACAGGACGAGGTCAACCACGTCCGCTTTCTGCGGAAGGCGATCACAGCCGCCAACGGAACGCCGATCTCGCGTCCGGACATCGACCTCACCTTTTTTGCGCCCCTCGCCGTCGCAGCAGGCATCACCACTACGCCGACCTTCAATCCTTTCACCTCGCCACAGGGCTTCCTCATCGGCGCCTTCGTATTTGAAGACGTAGGAGTCACTGCCTATCATGGCGCGGCTGGTCTGCTCACCGACAAAACGATCCTGACCGCAGCCGCCGGAATCCTCGGCGTCGAAGCCTACCATGCAGCCGCAATTCGCACGCTGCTCGTCGGCATGGCGGCCGCCAATAACGACCAGACCTACGTCAAAATCGCCAACCAGGTATCCGCTCTGCGCGGCACTCTGGGCGGCGGCAACGAGACCGCACTCAGCAGCAAGAGCATCGTCGCAGCCGACACCACCAACGCCATCGCCTTTGCGCGGACGACCGACCAGGTTCTGCACATCGTCTACGGCACCGGCGGCGGAGCAGGCGTCAGCAAGGGCGGCTTCTTCCCCAGCGGCCTCAACGGAAACATTAAAGCAACCGCTTCCTAA
- a CDS encoding ferritin-like domain-containing protein encodes MANQETKKLDEIISSRRAMMTMGGAAIAGLFLTGVAKAQAALTDNDILNFALNLEYLEAQFYSLAAFGVTIDQQPTPIPTAPNASLGAAGTVTLKPSFAKVPFSNQTISDYATETAIEEGKHVTFLQSALGSAAVSMPNIDLYNSFNTLAMAAGIGSTFDPFDKDADFLIGAYIFEDVGVTAYHGAAAAITSNTVLTAAAGILAVEAYHAGLIRTAINQIDAGSGALAGLTQKISATRSKLANPSGTPVDDIGLTTVNVSLNGSASLPATTFVDADSNSIAFARTPAQIIQIVTGGSATNKGVFFPDGLNGTIK; translated from the coding sequence ATGGCAAATCAAGAGACAAAGAAACTCGACGAAATCATCTCCAGCCGCCGCGCCATGATGACGATGGGCGGAGCAGCGATCGCCGGCCTCTTCCTCACCGGCGTTGCAAAGGCACAAGCAGCCCTCACCGATAACGACATCCTCAACTTCGCCCTCAATCTCGAATACCTCGAAGCCCAGTTCTACAGCCTCGCGGCGTTCGGCGTCACCATCGACCAGCAGCCAACCCCGATCCCGACAGCTCCCAATGCCAGTCTTGGTGCCGCTGGAACCGTCACCCTCAAGCCCAGCTTCGCGAAGGTGCCCTTCTCCAACCAAACCATCTCTGATTACGCTACGGAGACCGCTATTGAAGAAGGCAAGCACGTCACCTTCCTCCAGAGCGCGCTCGGCAGCGCTGCCGTTTCGATGCCCAACATCGATCTCTACAACTCCTTCAACACTCTCGCCATGGCGGCGGGCATCGGGTCGACATTCGATCCCTTCGATAAAGACGCAGACTTCCTAATCGGCGCCTATATCTTTGAGGATGTCGGCGTCACGGCTTACCACGGGGCAGCTGCCGCTATCACCAGCAATACGGTCCTGACCGCCGCAGCGGGCATTCTCGCGGTCGAGGCCTACCACGCCGGTCTTATCCGCACTGCCATCAATCAGATCGATGCCGGTTCGGGCGCGCTGGCCGGTCTCACTCAGAAGATCTCGGCGACACGCAGCAAGCTGGCTAATCCATCGGGTACACCGGTCGACGACATCGGTCTCACCACCGTAAACGTCAGCCTCAACGGCTCTGCCAGTCTTCCCGCAACCACCTTCGTCGATGCGGACTCGAACAGCATTGCATTTGCCCGCACCCCTGCACAGATCATCCAGATCGTCACAGGAGGCAGCGCCACCAACAAGGGAGTCTTCTTCCCCGACGGGCTCAACGGAACCATCAAATAA
- a CDS encoding GGDEF domain-containing protein → MDTHTLVVMNVLLYVLYAGVIALNARMIGTAKGAAWFAGANLSRGAGLLFLLLVGVTPVSQALSGMMAVLGVMMLHFSFDRLLERGPLLRSLQYVLVGMMAAGTVYLLIVPPRYPAMLLLISATESVQVAATASVVFLFAGDELGPAASLTGASLAVYAFLLLARASSTLRFSSMGYPELANETLRYWLMGMLVTNSAIAFGFMFLSAAKQRIELLWHAQADELTGLLNRWALARIALREIARCGRTKGMIAVVMMDLDGLKRVNDSLGHGCGDAVLQAVGKALQETVRGQDAVARMGGDEFCILLPDTGLAEAMMAAERMRTQVEALTLRYRDETVKIRTSLGVASSENCGLSWQTLLEQSDAALYRAKRGGRNKVVAAEVEPLGEGG, encoded by the coding sequence ATGGACACGCACACACTTGTTGTGATGAACGTGCTTTTGTATGTGCTGTATGCGGGTGTGATCGCGTTGAATGCTCGCATGATTGGAACGGCGAAAGGCGCGGCTTGGTTTGCAGGCGCGAATCTAAGCCGGGGTGCAGGCCTGCTGTTTCTGCTGCTTGTTGGAGTCACACCAGTTAGCCAGGCCCTAAGCGGCATGATGGCGGTGCTGGGCGTCATGATGCTTCACTTCAGCTTTGACAGACTGCTGGAACGCGGACCGCTGCTGCGGTCGCTTCAATATGTGTTAGTGGGGATGATGGCCGCGGGAACGGTGTATCTTCTGATCGTACCGCCGCGCTATCCCGCGATGCTGCTGTTGATATCTGCGACGGAGAGCGTGCAGGTTGCGGCAACGGCGTCGGTGGTATTTCTGTTTGCCGGTGACGAGCTTGGTCCTGCAGCGAGCCTGACCGGAGCGTCACTGGCGGTATATGCCTTTCTGTTGTTGGCGCGAGCGAGCAGCACGCTGCGGTTCAGTTCGATGGGCTACCCCGAACTGGCTAACGAGACATTGCGGTATTGGCTGATGGGAATGCTGGTAACCAACAGCGCGATCGCCTTTGGTTTCATGTTTCTCTCGGCGGCGAAGCAGCGTATTGAACTACTTTGGCACGCGCAGGCCGATGAGTTGACCGGCTTGTTGAACCGTTGGGCGCTGGCTCGGATTGCGCTGCGTGAGATAGCGCGATGTGGACGGACGAAGGGAATGATCGCGGTCGTGATGATGGACCTCGATGGTCTGAAGCGCGTGAACGACTCGCTGGGACACGGCTGTGGAGATGCCGTCCTGCAGGCGGTCGGGAAGGCGCTCCAGGAAACGGTTCGGGGACAGGATGCGGTCGCGCGAATGGGCGGGGATGAGTTCTGTATTCTGCTTCCCGATACGGGACTGGCGGAGGCGATGATGGCGGCGGAACGCATGCGGACGCAGGTGGAGGCGTTGACTCTGCGATACCGGGATGAGACGGTGAAAATTCGAACCAGCCTCGGAGTGGCGTCGTCGGAGAATTGTGGATTGTCGTGGCAGACCCTGTTGGAGCAGAGCGATGCGGCGTTATACCGCGCCAAGCGGGGGGGGCGGAACAAGGTTGTAGCGGCCGAGGTTGAGCCTTTGGGAGAGGGCGGGTGA
- a CDS encoding NUDIX hydrolase: MIRTISSREVYRNRWTRVREDVIERTNGHRGIYGVVDKDPAAIIIPLEVTADGEFVYLIEQFRYTVGGRHIEFPQGGWELAEVDAEEMARGELREETGLTAERMTHLATLQIAYGVMNQQQHVFLAEGLTMGQAEPDQEENDLVVLRVDVREFERLLLDGAIVDNCTVAAWGLYKVWRERAKA, encoded by the coding sequence ATGATTCGAACAATCAGCAGCCGCGAGGTCTATCGCAACCGCTGGACGCGGGTGCGCGAGGATGTGATTGAGCGGACAAATGGGCATCGGGGAATCTATGGGGTGGTCGATAAAGATCCGGCTGCGATCATTATTCCTCTGGAAGTGACGGCGGACGGGGAGTTCGTCTACCTGATCGAACAGTTTCGCTATACGGTGGGCGGGCGTCATATCGAGTTTCCTCAGGGCGGGTGGGAGTTGGCCGAAGTGGATGCGGAGGAGATGGCGCGGGGGGAATTGCGTGAGGAGACTGGGCTGACGGCGGAGAGGATGACTCATCTCGCTACGCTGCAGATTGCTTATGGGGTCATGAACCAGCAGCAGCATGTGTTTCTTGCGGAGGGACTGACAATGGGACAGGCTGAGCCGGACCAGGAGGAGAACGATCTGGTGGTGCTGCGGGTCGACGTAAGGGAGTTTGAGCGGCTGCTTCTGGACGGAGCAATTGTCGATAATTGCACGGTCGCAGCGTGGGGTCTTTACAAGGTTTGGCGCGAGCGGGCGAAAGCCTAA